The DNA window AGCTGATATTTTAAATTTAAGACCTAATATTTCTTCTGTAAAAAAGTCTTGTCCCCACAAAACTTTTGTATGCTCATTCACTACTGTATCTGCAATATTATCATTAAAGGTATGTATAAATCCTACAAGTTTTCCTGTTAAATTTAAGTTTTTCATGATTTCTACTAATTCAGTCATATCAAATGTAATTTGTGTACTTGTTACAAGGTTGATTACAATCTCTTTTGTTTTCTTTGCTTTTCTTACAATGAAGTGTCTTAAATAACCCTCATGAGTCTTATTATTATATAAAGGTACATCTTTTCCCCGGAAATAATTTAACATAGTTGCAAGAATCATATTAAAATCTTCATCTACAATCTTACAGTGATCTACCGTTACAACATCACGAAATTTTCCTTTTTTATGCATGCCTAAGTTCAATTCTCCACCTTTTTTCTCGTTTCCAAAAGAATATTCCATTTTGTTTCTATAGGCAAATACTTCTGGACTGGGTTCAATTCCTAAAAATTCATAACCCATTATACCAGCTTCATCTAGTAGCCCTTTTACTAGATCCGCTTTCATTTTCATCTGTTTTTCATAAGGAATTGTTTGGTAACTACATCCTCCACAATTTCCAAAATGCTCACAAAAAGATTCTACTTCTGTAGAAGCTCGCTCAATTACTTCTAATAATTTTCCTTCTGCGTGGTCTTTTCGAACTTTCTTTATTAAAATGCGAACAACTTGTCCTGGTATGGCATTTTTGACAAATATTTTTTTATTTTCATAATACCCTACTCCCTTTAATGGAAATTCTAAATCTTGTATTTTCAGTTCTATAATATCTTTTTTCTTCATAATTTCCTCCTAAATTTCTCATATTATTTTTCTATCATTTGTCATTCATCTAATTGTTATATCATCTATTATTTGCAACTTTTTTATCTTTCATCTATAACAACTCATTTCGGATGAAAAAGATCTTTCCATCACACTTGCATTGACATGCTAAAAAATATAATATCTATCTCGAATTCAGCTAAAAAGCCGAGTTTTTACTCGGCTTATGCAATCCCTTCAAATCCTTCTAAATATTCATCTGCTAATGAGCTGATATCATCTTTGTACAGATATGACGTTTCATCTGCAACAGCAAAAACCTTCATACCAGCTCTTTTTCCTGCAAGTACACCTGCATAAGTATCTTCAAAAACTAGACATTTATCAGGTGTAACACCTAAATCCTCTGCAACCTTTAGAAAAATATCTGGATTTGGCTTTCCCTTCTTCACTTCACAACTCGTACGAATGGTATGAAAAAACTCAATAATATTATTTTTTTTAAGAACTACTTCTGCTAATTCTCTTGCATTGCTTGTTCCAACGCCTATTTTTATCCCTTTATTTTTTAATTTCATTAATAAAGGGTGTACCCCTATCTTTAAGGGGATCTTATTTTCATAATAATCCCTTGTCATTTTCATCCATTCATCTTTAATTTCATCGATGTCATCCTCTAATTTGAATCTTTCTTTAAAATAGTTGGCTGTCTCTGTAAAGCTCATGCCTTCTATTATTTTCTGTAAGTCCTCAGGTAATGCAATTCCTCTTTTCCCCAAGTAATCTATATCTATTTGTTTCCAGATCCACATAGAATCTACTAATGTCCCATCTAAATCAAAAATAACAGCCTCAATATTATGCATCATGAAGTATCCCAACCTTTGCTAGATTTTTGATTATACTCATACTAGAGTACCATATCTTTATATGTTGTTCAATATGGATTTCTAATAAAAAAAATATCTTCTTCTGAAAGTTTTGAATTTAAAGCCAAACCTATCAGAAAAAGATATTTTCAATCTTCATGATAAAGGTGACAAGTAGCATAATGTCCTTTTTCTATTTCTCTGAGTTCTGGAAATCTGGTTTGACATATTTCCATTCTATAAGGACATCTCGGATAAAATGCACATCCATTTTTATGATTTTCTAAACTTAGTTCTTCTTTTAAAAGCATTTGATTTTCATCAAAATCTATGTTTTTAGAAGGAATAGTAGATAATAATAGCTTTGTATAAGGATGCACAGCCCTTTCATAAATCTTCTCAACTGAAGACGTTTCAACAATTTTCCCTGAATACATAACCCCTACACGATCACACATATAATGTACTACGTTCAAATCATGTGATATAAATAAATAAGTTAACCCAAGCTTTGACTGTAGCTCTTTTAAAAGATTTAATATTTGTGCCTGCACAGAAACATCTAAAGCTGAAACAGGTTCATCTAAAATGATGAACTGAGGACTTAGCATCAATGCTCTTGCAATACCTATTCGCTGCCTTTGTCCTCCACTTAATTCATGAGGATAGCGATTTTTAAAACTTTCATCAAAGCCTACTAATTCCATCATCTGGGATACTTTCTGATACCTTTTTTCTTTGCTATATTTTTTATGAATCAAAAGAGGTTCTTCTAAAATCCATCCAATCTTTTTTTTAGGGTTTAAAGAAGCATAGGGATCTTGAAAAACCACTTGCATTTTTTCACGAATTTCTTTTTCTTTAGTAAGGGTGATATCCTTACCATCAAATCGTATGTTTCCACAAGTAGTATGAAGTAATCCATTGATCATAAATCCTGTTGTTGATTTTCCACATCCACTTTCTCCTACTAACCCAAAGGTTTCGCCCCTTTGTATAGAAAAAGAAACATTGTCTACTGCTCTTACATATCTTCTCTTTTCCCAAAATTTCTTTTTAGGAACAGGATAATATTTACAAAGATTTTCTACCTGTACAAAGTCTTTCTGTGACATGTGCTTCTCTCCTTCTTATTGTACCAAAAAACATCTCACGTGATGCCCTTCACCGACTCTTTTCATATTTGGCTTTTCATTGTGACATTGTTTAAAGGCTTTCGGACACCTTAATGCAAATGGACATCCTTTATTACGCTCAGATAAAGAAGGAACTCTTCCTGGAATTGCATACAAAGATTTCCCACGCTTTTCAGGTGTAGGAATACATTCCATCAATCCCTTTGTATATGGATGTATACCATTTTTTATAATCTTTTCTGCACTGATCTTTTCAAAAATATGTCCTGCATACATGACAATTACCCGATGACACATTTTAGAAATCACGCCAATATCATGAGAAATAAAAATCATTGCCGTTTCCATTTCCTTATTCATTCTCTTCATCAATCGTAAAATCTGTGCCTGAATAGTTACATCTAAAGCTGTAGTTGGCTCATCTGCAATCAATAGTTTGGGTTTGCAAATTAAGGCCATGGCAATCATGATTCTTTGTCTCATCCCTCCTGAAAGTTCATGAGGATATGCATCATATATTTGATTTGGTCTGGGTAATCCAACTTTTGTCATCATCTCTAGAGCTTTTTCTTTTGCCCCTTTCTTTGATATGCCTGTATGTAGAATCAACCCCTCTATAATTTGATCTCCAATCCTAAGAACTGGATTTAGAGAAGTCATAGGCTCTTGAAAAATCATAGCCATTTCCTTACCTCTTAGCTTCCTTCTTTCTTCCTTCTCTAAAGATATAATATTCTTTCCTCCAAAAACAATTTCTCCTTTTATAATCTTTGCATGCTTTGGAAGTAATCCCATTATAGCTAATGAGGTAATACTCTTTCCACATCCTGATTCTCCAACGATTCCTAGTATTTCCCCTCTTTTAACAGAGAAAGAATTTTCTTCAACAGCTGAAAAAATGCCTTCCTTTGTAGAAAAACCTATATGTAAATCATCTACCTTTAACAAAGTATCCATATATTTTCCTCCTACCCACGTGGATCTCTAATATCTCGGATTCCGTCTCCTAATAGATTAAATCCTAATACAGACATGGTAATCATCATTCCAGGAGCTAAGGTATACCATGGAGCTTTTATAATATAGTTTTGAGCTTCTTTTAACATTCTTCCCCAGCTAGGATCAGGGGGTTGTACCCCTAATCCTAGATAGCTCAGTCCTGCTTCAGCTAATACTGCATTTGCAAATCCCATTGATGCAGCAATAATTAAAGAAGATACTATATTGGGTAGTATATGTATAAACATAATGCGTAGATGCCCTGCTCCTATTGATTTTGCAGCCTTTACAAATTCAAACTCCTTATATTGCACAAAGCCACTTCTTGCAATACGTGCAAAGGTAGGAATTCCACGAATGCCTATAGCTATAATGGTATTTTGTGTGGATGGTCCAAATACAGCGATAAATACCAAAGCTAGTAATATACTTGGAAATGCCATTAGAGCATCAATAAATCGCATAATAATTTCATCCATCCATCCACCCATATAACCTGCTATAGCACCAATTAATGTTCCAAATATGAAAGATATGGCTACAGAAATAATTCCCACTAAAAATGCTGTTTGTGCACCTTTCATAATACGACTTAAAATATCCCGTCCAAAATTATCCGTACCCATAAGGTGTTTCATACTCGGTCCTTGGAATCGTTCTTTAATGACCATTCCATTTACATCATACGGCGTGTAAAAGACACTCACAATCATTAAAAATAAAAGCACCGCTACAAGAAATATTCCTATATATAAATTAAAATTATTTTTAAGTTTCATATTTTCACCTATTTCATTTGAATCCTAGGATCCAGTACCTTATATAATATATCTATCAAAAAATTCACTAAAATGACTGCAACAGCAATATACATAACCATTCCTTGAATAAGAAGAAAATCCCGATACTGAATGGATGAAATTAGTAGTCTTCCTAATCCAGGTAAAGAAAATACTTGTTCTACTACCAAGCTACCTCCAAGTACGCTCGTAATAATCATCCCCATAATAGTTACTACTGGTATCAATGCATTTTTAAAAACGTGTTTATAAACGATTGCTTTTTCCTTTAGTCCTTTGCTGTAAGCAGTTCTTACATAATCAAGTTTTAGTTGCTCAAGTAAAGACGTTCTCAGATATCTTACAAGTACAGCAATAACAGGTATAGCTATAGCTATAGATGGTAAAAGTAGTGTCCAGAGAGCACCCCATATACTTTCACTCCATGGGATATATTCACCTGGAGCAAACCACTCTAATTTTAATCCAAATAAATAAATTAATATAATTCCCAACCAAAAGGAAGGAATGGCCATTCCTAATTGGGTAAAAATTGAAATCACAATATCTACACATTTACCATGGGCTTTGGCTGATAAAATACCAAGAGGGATCGCTACAATGGTAGCAATCCCTATAGCCATTACAGCTAAAGACAAGGTTACGGGGAGTCTACTTCCTATCAACTCTTTTACAGGCATAGAAAAATGAACAGACTGCCCTAAATCTCCTTTAAATACATTTACCATCCATTTTAGGTATCTTTGTGTTACTGGCAAATCTAAGCCCATTTGCGACCTTAAAGCTTCTATTTGCCCTTGCTCAGCATCTAATCCAAGAATGGTCATAGCTGGATCTCCTGGTATAAGTTGAAAAAGAATAAATGCAAATATTGAAATCAATAAAAGGGTAATAATCAAAGTAAATCCTCGCCTTAGCAAATAATTCATAATAACTCCCCTACCTAAGCTTATTCCTTATAATCAATAGACGACATATCCTGAACATAAATAGGATATAGTTTATAACCTTTAATATTTTTATTCATAGCTACTGTAAATTGTGGATCCATAATAAATACACATACAGCATCTTCTGCTAATATTTTTTGTGCTTCCTTATAAATTTTAGCTCTCTTTTCTTGGTTAACTTCTGTATTGGCTTGTTCAATTAATTGATCATACTTTGCATTTTTATAATTCATGAGATTTTTACTATAATTTGAACAATATCTTCGTAATATTTTATTTGGATCTAACTTCCCTGAGAATCCAATAATTGTCATATCATAGTCTCTACCCTTGTAAATGCGATCTAACCACACGCCCCATTCAACAAGTTCAATTTTAGCATGTATACCAACCTTTTCTAACTGCTGGACAATTACTTCTCCCATATCTACATAAAATTGATAGTTAGAAGGAATAGAGATCTTTGTTTTAAATCCATCTTCATATCCTGCTTCCTTAAGTAATTGTTTAGCCTTCTCTATATTTACATTATACATATCTTCTAATCCATCTTGATAATATTTTTTCATTACTGGGCTCATATTAGAACCTAACTTTTCTCCATATCCAAAAGCAACAGCCTCTATGATTTCATCTACATCAACAGCATAGTTAATAGCTTTACGAACGCGTATATCATTAAAAGGTTCTTTTGCATTATTCATAATCATTAACTGCACAAGATTTTGTGGTCCTGATACAGTCTCAAATCCATCTCCTAATTCTTCTACACGATCATTTGGAAGACGAGGATACATATCAATCTCTCCTGCTTTAAAACTTAATAATGCAGCTTCTCTATCTGGCATAATCCGAAACTCTACCTTGTCTAAGTGTGGAAGCCCATCCTTCCAATACTCATTGAATTTCTCTATTGTCACGCTTTGCTCTGGCAAATATGATCCAAACTTAAATGGTCCTGTTCCAATAGGATGATCCGCAAAATGTTCTTCATTAGATTTTGGCACAATTGCCACTGTCAGTTTACTTAATAAAGAAGCATCTATTTCCTTTAGTTGAATACTTATTGTCTCATCATCAACAACCTCTACCTTTTCTACCTTTTCAAAATCAGGCATTAATGGTTTCCCTGTTTCTGTACCCATCACTCTATCTAAAGAATATTTTACATCTTCTACCGTTACCAAATCACCATTGTGAAATTTTATTCCTTTTCTCAGTTTGAATGTATAGGTCAGTCCATCTTCTGATACACTATAATCTTGAGCTACTGCTGGATTAAGGTTCCCTTTTTCATCAGCCTTCATCAATCCTTCAAAAATATTAAATAATATTTCTTTTGTTCCTGCAGCTGCCGAAAAATGTGGATCTAAAGAATCCATATCATGTTCTATAGCCATTACTACTTGACCATCTTCAACAGGTTCTTTACTCTTCGTTTCATTCACAGTATCTCCACTAGATTTACTACAACCTGTCCCTAAAATAGTAAAGCATAAAGCTAAAATCAAAAAATATGCGAAAACCTTCCTTTTCATTTCTTCACCTCATTCAAATTTTTTTCACTAATTGTAATCCTACATGAATTGTGAAAAGATATCAAGAATTTTTTGTCGAAATTTATTATAAATCCCATGTTTTTGAAGTTTGTGCCAATTCTATTTTTCCATTAAAATTCTCTTTTGCTTGCTTTAAAAGCTGTTCATGTTCTCCAAAATGAGGTAAATGAGATAAAACCAAATGTCTAACCTCAGCCATTTTAGCAATTTTGCCAGCTTCCCCTGCCGTAAGATGACCTGAAACTATTCCATAATTTTCATTGTATAAGCTTGCCTCACAAATAAGTAGGTCTGCCTTATGGGAAAACTTTATAAGTTCATCACTCCATCCAGTATCTGCAGTATATACAAAAGCTTTGTCTTCTTTTTCTACTCTTATAGAAAAACAAGGATCTGCATGAACATTCTCTCTAAAAGTACATGTTAAATTTCCAAACTTTATAGCACTATTTTCATCAATAGGACAAGCTACCGTATAATGATGATAATTTAGTGTTTCAAATTTTTTATCTTTTTTATATCCATAAATATATAAAGGTTTTTCTCTCTTCTTTAAATCCATGAGTATCCTTATGGCATATTGTAATGAATAAATATCTGCCATATGATCTGCATGATAATGAGATAAAATCACAGCATCTAATTCCAATAAATCTATATGATTTTGCATATTTGATAAAACCCCTGAACCACAATCAATCAAAATATTCATGTCATCTGATTGCAAAAGATATCCAGATGTAGCTTCATTTACTTCAGGATATGCCCCCCAATAACCGATTGTTGTAATTTTCATTTTTCATTTCCTTTCTATTTGATGATAAATAATTAACACCTACCTTTATAATAATAACATCAATTTTATTTAATTTCATGAAAAATTTTACACAAAAACAAAAACCAGGAAAATCCTGGTTTTATTAATAACATTTCTTACTTTGATTATACTCTTCTACATCTCTTAATGCTTCTCCAAATCGCTTAAAGTGTACAATTTCTCTTTGTAATAAGAATTTTAAAGAATCCTTTAATAAAGGATCATCTGTTAATTTTAGCAAATTCTCATAAACAGCCTTTGCCTTCTTTTCTGCAGCCATATCATTATATATATCTGCTATAGGATCTCCTGTTGATGCAACATAGCTTGCTGTCCAAGGATTTCCTGTGCTATCTGCTGGATATACAGCAGTATCTCTTATGGCATAGTAAGGTCCCATATCCAATTTTTTTATTTCTTCAATACTTGCATCCTTCGTAAGCTTATAAATCATAGTTTGAATCATTTCAACATGAGCTAATTCTTCTGTGCCTATATCTGTAAGCAATGCCTTTGACTTTTCTGTAGGCATTTTGTATCTTTGATTTAAATAGGTTAGAGCTGCAGATAATTCTCCGTCAGGGCCTCCTAATTGTGTCATTACATATTGGCCCATTTTGGGATCTTTACAGCCTATTTTTATTGGATATTGTAATTTTTTTTCATAGATCCACATAAAAAAGTCCCCCTTTAGTATTCAATTTCCCAAGGCCAAGGATTTTCTATCCATTTAAATGGATACTGGCTTTGTGCTGATCCAAAGTTTGATAATGGCCCATACATACACTCATACTGATCTTTTAATACTCTAATCTGACAAGCGTATGTGTTATACTGCATCAATGCATTTTGATCTGTAGGATGTGTATCCAAATATAGATTCAAATCTACACAGCAGTTTTCTAATTTCATAATTTCTGAAAGCATATCTAATCTTTCTTTGTGCATACGTCTTCCCCCTAATCATTTAAACTCCTGCAATACCATCATATTCATTAAAAATGATTTGGCTACTAGTTTACAAAAAAAAATAGACACTTTTCGTGTCTATTTAAACTTATCCTCTTCATCCCTTATCCCTTCATAAATTCTTCTTGATTCCTTTGTATATTCATTTAAACGTCTTAAATTAATAATCCATAAATAAATGACAAAAGGTATAAAGAAAATCATCAATGTAGGAATGTTGGCCATTAAAATAAAATCAAATATACCGTGAAGAATAGCAGGGATTAGCAAAGCCTTTTTTAAATAACTTTTTCGTATTTCCTCATGTTTTGCAAATTTTGATAAGGATAGATAATATCCCATGGTAACACCAAAGAGCATATGGGCAGGAACAGACAAAATCCCTCGATAAAGTCCTATATAAGGATTTGTTGCAAAACGAAATACCACATACATAATATTTTCCACTGTAGCAAATCCTAATGCAGAAAAAACTGCATAAACAATCCCATCTAGTTTTTCATCAAATGCTCTATGGTTATAAGCGATTCTTAATACTACCTCTCTTTTGAAAAATTCCTCCGTAAGCCCTGCAACAATAAAAGCTGTATACGCTGCACCTAAAACACCACCGAATATATTGAATGACAATAAAATTTTTTCTCCAAAAGCTGTTGGAATAACAGACAATGCTCCTAAAAGAAATGTTTTTCCTAACAAGTCTACAGGCTCTCGATCATACCGATCTGTTAGATAAATTCCTAAAGCTAAAGCGAGTCCTGGTGAAATTGCAATAACATATAATCTTGTATTCATAAAATACATCCTTTCATTTCATTGCTATTCTTAGTATTTGTAGATTAACAAATTTTTAGAAAGGATAATTTTAACAAAATCAATATTTTTCATTAATATATTGATCAATGAGGGATTTTCTTTTTTCCTCTATAAATACTCCCTCTTCCATTAACCTATCACGCAACCAACTACTCACAGAATGTAGTATAAAATGATCATAATCCATCAGAACAATCTCAAATAATTTATCTTTTAACCCTTTTGATTTCACCTTAATATAGTATGCTTCTACATTTGTGAAATCTAAATATTCTAGTAATTTCAATGTTGTTTTATCCTTTTTACTATAATAATAATTTGCATCTCTTTGTAGCTTATTCACTAATTGAGGATGTTTTTGTTGTAATTTTGAATCCTTTGACTTCATATAGCTATATTTGGCTAACATATTGTAGTATTGGTAATTATATATACCTTTCTCAAAAGAATCGATTCGATACTTAAAAGGCTTTAAATTTAATCTCTGAATAAAGTAATAATGTTCTTCAATAAATTCTTTTTTCGTAATATCCCCTTTTTTAAATTGCTGAATTAATGCTTCTCGATTATTAAAAAATTGATCAAATACACTTTCTTTGATTTTATAACTCATTTTTAGCACCTGTTTTCTATATTTGTCTTTTACTCTATATACTGCTTTATTATAACATATTTATGCTAACTGACTGAAAAAATGAAACAAAAAGACTGCATGGAATCCTATCATTCCATACAGTCCTTTTATTTTATAACGCCCTTTTAAATTTATGCACCAGTGATTCTAAATCCTTCTGGTAATGGGTCTTTTGGATCAAGAACTAATTGATTGAATCCCATAATATGCGCAGTCCCTGATACTTCTGTAATAACAGCTTTGTATTCTCCGACCTGTGTGTCTTCTATAATCTTTGCTTCAAATGGCGTATCAATAATACTATTATTTACAAGAATATCCCCTTTTTGCATTTCACCTTTTTGATAATGTAATGCAACTCTTCCACCTGTTCCAGTTCCTGTAGGGCATCTATCAATTTGTCCTTCAGCAAAAATACATACATTCTTTGTTAGAAGTTTATTTTCTGCTCTTTTTAGTGGCTCATAAAAAATTGTTCCATAAAGCCAATTGACCCCTGATGTTGGATGATTAAATTCCATATGGGCCATTACCTTATTTTTAATCTCCATTCCTACATTAACTAATTTCTCTGCATTTTCAACATTTACATGTAACCCTACCTTGGTAACATCTAAGTACACATAAAAAGCTCCACAATAAACAACATCTGCTACCACATCGCCTATCCCATCCACATTTACAATAATATTTTCCCTATATACAAAACAAGGTACATTTTGGAATCTAACTCTTTCAACTTCTCCATCCAATACATCTGCATATGCAGTAACTCTTCCTGCTGGAGAATCGATCTTTACAATATTTACTCCTTCTTTTGGTGTAATCATTCCTGTTTCTAAAGCAACCTTTGTCACACCAATAATTCCATGACCACACATAGAACTTAATCCTTCATTGTGAGTAAATAATACCCCTAAATCTCCATCTTCTGTAACAGGAGGAACAAGGATGCAACCATACATTCCACTATGTCCTCTTGGTTCTAACATCATCATTTTCCTTAAATGATCTAAATTTTCTAATACATATTCTCTTTTTTCTAAAATAGTTTTTCCAGGAATAGGCGGTAATCCAGAGGTAATAATTCTTAGTGGTTCTCCTTCCGTATGGGCATCAATACAATTGATCAAATGCTTAAAATGCATCATTTTTATCACTCCTTATTAAAGTATAATTTTTTGACCTATATTACTACTCTTTGCTTTTTTATATATTAAATGCGCAACAGCAATATCAAACAATGCCATTCCTACTGATTTAAAAAATGTAGTATTCTTTACCATTTCTTCTTTGTTTTTTTCATAGCGTAAGAAATGATCAAAGGTCTCTATTTGCTCCTCAGAAAGCAACTGATTATTTAGTGGGAATATTAAATCACCCGTCTCTTCTTTAGCAAAATCTGTATCAATATATACTTTATTTAATATAGAGAATAAAGCTTTTGGATATTCTCTCATATTAGGCTTATATGATCCTATTCCAATAAAATGTTTTCCTCTAAGTAATTCTATTTCCTCAGGCAGTACAGGATTATTCGCTGTAGTAGTTGTAATAACAACTTCTGATTCTTTAAGCAAATCCTCTACAGTTTCTGCAATTTTTATTTCAACATTTGGAAGTTCTTTATGTAATTTTTCCACAAAGGACGTCAATTTGTCTTTGAATACATCAAAAATAGTTATTTTCTCAATACTTCTAGCTTTACATGCATATAGTAATTGATAAAAACCCTGCACACCTGCTCCAATCAATCCTACTGTTTTTACTTCATTAGGTGTTGTATGTCTAATGCCTACGCCTCCAACAGCACCAGTCCTTAACGCTGTTAGACATTTCCCATCTATTATTGCTACAGGCTCTCCAGTTTCAAAATCATTTAGGAGCATTAATCCATCTATTACTGGCTTATGCTTCTCTCTATTTTCTGGAAATACCGTCAATATTTTTGTACCAAAGATATCATTCAAAAAACATGGCATATATAATAAAGTCTTATTCTTATAGTCAAGATGTATTCGATCCGGCATTTCAAATTCTTTCTTTCCATAAACACAAAAAGCTTCTTCAATTGTATCCATTATTTCATTAAAAGACACACACCCTAAGATATCTTTTTCGTTAAGATATAAAATTTAAATCACCCTCTTCCCAAATTTTCACCCTCACCTACTTCAAAAATCATTTGTAAAATATTTATTTATGCTGCTACAATCACCTACCTTCTTCGTATTTAATAAATATATTTAAACAAAAATTTATTTTTTATCTTTTCTAAAAGGATTGGGTACACTAACTACTAATATTTTTGTTATTTTATTCGTATGATTACACCAATTATGAACAAAATTAGAGTCTAAATGCATACTATCCCCATGATACAAATCATACCTTTGGTGATTAACATACAATGTTAAGATTCCTTCTAAGACATATATAAATTCTTCTCCCTCATGTTGAAATTCTTCAATATTTTCATCTTCATTACTAGG is part of the Crassaminicella profunda genome and encodes:
- a CDS encoding manganese catalase family protein, producing MWIYEKKLQYPIKIGCKDPKMGQYVMTQLGGPDGELSAALTYLNQRYKMPTEKSKALLTDIGTEELAHVEMIQTMIYKLTKDASIEEIKKLDMGPYYAIRDTAVYPADSTGNPWTASYVASTGDPIADIYNDMAAEKKAKAVYENLLKLTDDPLLKDSLKFLLQREIVHFKRFGEALRDVEEYNQSKKCY
- a CDS encoding spore coat protein CotJB: MHKERLDMLSEIMKLENCCVDLNLYLDTHPTDQNALMQYNTYACQIRVLKDQYECMYGPLSNFGSAQSQYPFKWIENPWPWEIEY
- a CDS encoding PrsW family intramembrane metalloprotease, whose translation is MNTRLYVIAISPGLALALGIYLTDRYDREPVDLLGKTFLLGALSVIPTAFGEKILLSFNIFGGVLGAAYTAFIVAGLTEEFFKREVVLRIAYNHRAFDEKLDGIVYAVFSALGFATVENIMYVVFRFATNPYIGLYRGILSVPAHMLFGVTMGYYLSLSKFAKHEEIRKSYLKKALLIPAILHGIFDFILMANIPTLMIFFIPFVIYLWIINLRRLNEYTKESRRIYEGIRDEEDKFK
- a CDS encoding DUF6648 family protein, producing the protein MSYKIKESVFDQFFNNREALIQQFKKGDITKKEFIEEHYYFIQRLNLKPFKYRIDSFEKGIYNYQYYNMLAKYSYMKSKDSKLQQKHPQLVNKLQRDANYYYSKKDKTTLKLLEYLDFTNVEAYYIKVKSKGLKDKLFEIVLMDYDHFILHSVSSWLRDRLMEEGVFIEEKRKSLIDQYINEKY
- a CDS encoding proline racemase family protein produces the protein MMHFKHLINCIDAHTEGEPLRIITSGLPPIPGKTILEKREYVLENLDHLRKMMMLEPRGHSGMYGCILVPPVTEDGDLGVLFTHNEGLSSMCGHGIIGVTKVALETGMITPKEGVNIVKIDSPAGRVTAYADVLDGEVERVRFQNVPCFVYRENIIVNVDGIGDVVADVVYCGAFYVYLDVTKVGLHVNVENAEKLVNVGMEIKNKVMAHMEFNHPTSGVNWLYGTIFYEPLKRAENKLLTKNVCIFAEGQIDRCPTGTGTGGRVALHYQKGEMQKGDILVNNSIIDTPFEAKIIEDTQVGEYKAVITEVSGTAHIMGFNQLVLDPKDPLPEGFRITGA
- a CDS encoding ornithine cyclodeaminase family protein, with translation MSFNEIMDTIEEAFCVYGKKEFEMPDRIHLDYKNKTLLYMPCFLNDIFGTKILTVFPENREKHKPVIDGLMLLNDFETGEPVAIIDGKCLTALRTGAVGGVGIRHTTPNEVKTVGLIGAGVQGFYQLLYACKARSIEKITIFDVFKDKLTSFVEKLHKELPNVEIKIAETVEDLLKESEVVITTTTANNPVLPEEIELLRGKHFIGIGSYKPNMREYPKALFSILNKVYIDTDFAKEETGDLIFPLNNQLLSEEQIETFDHFLRYEKNKEEMVKNTTFFKSVGMALFDIAVAHLIYKKAKSSNIGQKIIL